From one Longimicrobium sp. genomic stretch:
- a CDS encoding carboxypeptidase-like regulatory domain-containing protein: MIRRIVPLSIFLLCLAVPAAAQQQAQAAPGGEVLTGVVLDARSLQPVRAARVRVPGARVDVLTDAEGRFIAQGVAPGQYGAMVSLLGYRQSAQIFTVAPREPEPQVLLEPNPVLLRALTVTAGRLERRARASGASLMGFNHDFLLASNDHDAAIFVRQMAHLTPAPCSTFSTDSGSLNCLRIRGVPERPCVLINDTPSSFGELAMYRPRELYRVEVYKGGRAILAYTSTFAEELALRGWRPPPVESMVEMYCRKGPSLM; the protein is encoded by the coding sequence ATGATCCGCCGCATCGTCCCGCTTTCCATCTTCCTTCTCTGCCTTGCCGTTCCCGCCGCCGCGCAGCAGCAGGCGCAGGCCGCGCCGGGAGGGGAGGTCCTCACCGGCGTGGTGCTGGACGCCCGCTCCCTGCAGCCGGTCCGCGCCGCCCGTGTCCGCGTGCCCGGCGCGCGGGTGGACGTGCTCACCGACGCCGAGGGGCGCTTCATCGCCCAGGGCGTGGCGCCGGGGCAGTACGGCGCGATGGTGTCGCTGCTGGGCTACCGGCAGAGCGCGCAGATCTTCACCGTGGCGCCGCGCGAGCCGGAGCCGCAGGTGCTGCTGGAGCCCAACCCCGTGCTGCTGCGGGCGCTGACGGTGACCGCCGGCCGGCTGGAGCGCCGCGCTCGCGCGAGCGGGGCCTCGCTGATGGGCTTCAACCACGACTTCCTGCTGGCCTCGAACGACCACGACGCCGCCATCTTCGTGCGCCAGATGGCGCACCTCACGCCGGCGCCCTGCTCCACCTTCTCCACCGATTCGGGGTCGCTGAACTGCCTCCGCATCCGCGGGGTGCCGGAACGGCCCTGCGTGCTGATCAACGACACGCCGTCGAGCTTCGGCGAGCTGGCGATGTACCGGCCGCGCGAGCTGTACCGCGTGGAGGTCTACAAGGGCGGCAGGGCGATCCTCGCGTACACCAGCACGTTCGCCGAGGAGCTGGCGCTGCGCGGCTGGAGGCCGCCGCCGGTGGAGTCGATGGTGGAGATGTACTGCCGGAAAGGCCCCTCGCTGATGTAG
- a CDS encoding carboxypeptidase regulatory-like domain-containing protein, protein MIRRILPLSILLLALALPAAAQDQPRAAPGGEILTGVVLDARSLQPIRAARVRVPGAGVDVLTDAEGRFIAQGVAPGEYGAMVSLLGYRQSAQVFTVAPGEPEPQVLLEPNPVLLRGLTVTARRLESRARASGAALMGFDHDFLLASNERNASRLVIEMAHIQAVRCGALSTEGDLNCVLVRGVASPACVLINDTPASYGELAMYRPRELYRVEVYKGGQAVLAYTTQFAEEIATRGWRPPPIETQVAMYCRKSVPL, encoded by the coding sequence ATGATCCGCCGCATCCTCCCGCTTTCCATCCTTCTCCTCGCCCTGGCTCTTCCCGCCGCCGCGCAGGACCAGCCGCGGGCCGCGCCGGGAGGGGAGATCCTCACCGGCGTGGTGCTGGACGCCCGCAGCCTGCAGCCGATCCGCGCCGCCCGCGTGCGCGTGCCCGGCGCGGGGGTGGACGTGCTGACCGATGCAGAGGGGCGCTTCATCGCCCAGGGCGTGGCGCCCGGGGAGTACGGCGCCATGGTGTCGCTGCTGGGCTACCGGCAGAGCGCGCAGGTCTTCACCGTGGCGCCGGGCGAGCCGGAGCCGCAGGTGCTGCTGGAGCCCAACCCCGTGCTGCTGCGAGGGCTGACGGTGACCGCGCGCCGGCTGGAGAGCCGGGCGCGCGCGAGCGGGGCCGCGCTGATGGGGTTCGACCACGACTTCCTGCTGGCCTCGAACGAGCGCAACGCCAGCAGGCTGGTCATCGAGATGGCGCACATCCAGGCGGTCCGCTGCGGGGCATTGTCCACGGAAGGCGATCTCAACTGCGTGCTGGTGCGCGGCGTGGCCTCGCCCGCCTGCGTGCTGATCAACGACACGCCGGCCAGCTACGGCGAGCTGGCGATGTACCGGCCGCGCGAGCTGTACCGCGTGGAGGTCTACAAGGGCGGCCAGGCCGTCCTGGCCTACACCACCCAGTTCGCCGAGGAAATCGCCACGCGCGGGTGGCGGCCGCCCCCCATCGAGACGCAGGTGGCGATGTACTGCCGCAAATCGGTACCGCTGTAG
- a CDS encoding HNH endonuclease — translation MNASFEPLTILPIERALRLVIDRKAEVLEADDARIFRSERDQIAAPLVIRLKRFIHVPRRFRRQVTNTFLFARDGYRCQYCGRHRGLLRGREFLTRDHVTPISRGGENTWDNVVTACSPCNNRKASHLPEECGMHLLKHPHEPNYVELVWAVRRVTDVQAKYIAMFYGEDILEALRRHEHEAEHRHHHGDGERHLSLVM, via the coding sequence TTGAACGCATCCTTCGAGCCGTTGACCATCCTTCCCATCGAGCGGGCCCTGCGGCTCGTGATCGACCGGAAGGCCGAGGTGCTGGAGGCCGACGACGCGCGGATCTTCCGGTCCGAGCGCGACCAGATCGCCGCGCCGCTGGTGATCCGGCTGAAGCGCTTCATCCACGTGCCGCGCCGGTTCCGCCGCCAGGTGACCAACACCTTCCTGTTCGCGCGCGACGGCTACCGCTGCCAGTACTGCGGCCGCCACCGGGGGCTGCTGCGCGGCCGCGAGTTCCTCACGCGCGACCACGTGACGCCCATCTCGCGCGGCGGCGAGAACACCTGGGACAACGTGGTCACGGCCTGCTCGCCCTGCAACAACCGCAAGGCCAGCCATCTGCCCGAGGAGTGCGGCATGCACCTCCTCAAGCACCCGCACGAGCCGAACTACGTGGAGCTGGTGTGGGCGGTGCGCCGGGTGACCGACGTGCAGGCCAAGTACATCGCCATGTTCTACGGCGAGGACATCCTCGAGGCGCTGCGCCGCCACGAGCACGAAGCCGAGCATCGCCATCACCATGGCGACGGCGAACGGCACCTGAGCCTCGTGATGTAA
- a CDS encoding RagB/SusD family nutrient uptake outer membrane protein, with amino-acid sequence MKPTRRTARGAPWRALAAAGAVLLAALPACKDALDVETSNRIVAEPFENDPANAQILLNGVVGDFECAAGAYAVMSGLIGDELQDGTQTADRFPYDQRSMTAADRRYQVQSCDALGVYGPLQKARASADQLLRHLTSWTDAQVPGRQAKIAQAAAVAGYALVMMGEGFCSGTISQLDDAGNPVYGNELTPTEILTAAIDRFNTALAAAAAAGASANSLANLARVGRARAELDLGSYAAARADAALVPAGFKYQITASASNSLRQNKLWAENRQVGSGVSTSVTVGPLYRRLNDPRVPVDSVAGTGPGGIGRTVTGVEQWLQKKYTQADSPMVLASYEEAQLIVAEAAARANDLAPALAVIAAERARGGQPAFTGTTQAEVLAEIIDQRRREFFLDGHHLGDLIRYNLPLSPAPGSAYHAGGTYGSQRCLPLPNVERNNNPNI; translated from the coding sequence ATGAAACCAACCCGGAGAACGGCGCGCGGCGCCCCGTGGCGGGCGCTTGCCGCCGCGGGGGCCGTGCTGCTGGCGGCGCTCCCCGCCTGCAAGGACGCGCTCGACGTGGAGACCAGCAACCGCATCGTGGCCGAGCCCTTCGAGAACGACCCCGCCAACGCGCAGATCCTGCTGAACGGCGTGGTGGGCGACTTCGAGTGCGCGGCCGGCGCCTACGCGGTGATGAGCGGGCTGATCGGCGACGAGCTGCAGGACGGCACGCAGACCGCCGACCGCTTCCCGTACGACCAGCGAAGCATGACCGCGGCCGACCGCCGCTACCAGGTGCAGAGCTGCGACGCGCTGGGCGTGTACGGCCCGCTGCAGAAGGCGCGCGCCAGCGCCGACCAGCTGCTGCGCCACCTGACCTCGTGGACCGACGCGCAGGTGCCCGGCCGCCAGGCCAAGATCGCGCAGGCGGCCGCCGTGGCCGGCTACGCGCTGGTGATGATGGGCGAGGGCTTCTGCTCGGGCACCATCAGCCAGCTGGACGACGCGGGGAACCCCGTCTACGGCAACGAGCTGACGCCCACCGAGATCCTCACCGCGGCCATCGACCGCTTCAACACCGCGCTGGCCGCGGCCGCGGCCGCGGGGGCCAGCGCCAACAGCCTGGCCAACCTGGCGCGGGTGGGGCGGGCGCGGGCGGAGCTGGACCTGGGCAGCTACGCCGCGGCCCGGGCCGACGCGGCGCTGGTTCCTGCCGGCTTCAAGTACCAGATCACCGCCTCGGCCTCCAACTCGCTGCGGCAGAACAAGCTGTGGGCCGAGAACCGCCAGGTGGGCAGCGGCGTGTCGACCTCGGTCACGGTGGGGCCGCTGTACCGCCGGCTGAACGACCCGCGGGTGCCGGTGGACTCGGTGGCCGGCACGGGCCCCGGCGGGATCGGGCGGACGGTGACCGGCGTGGAGCAGTGGCTGCAGAAGAAGTACACGCAGGCCGACTCGCCGATGGTGCTGGCCAGCTACGAGGAGGCGCAGCTGATCGTGGCCGAGGCGGCGGCGCGCGCCAACGACCTGGCCCCGGCGCTGGCGGTGATCGCCGCCGAGCGCGCGCGGGGCGGGCAGCCGGCCTTCACCGGCACCACGCAGGCCGAGGTGCTGGCCGAGATCATCGACCAGCGGCGGCGCGAGTTCTTCCTCGACGGCCACCACCTGGGCGACCTCATCCGCTACAACCTGCCGCTGAGCCCGGCCCCGGGTTCGGCGTATCACGCCGGCGGCACCTACGGCTCGCAGCGGTGCCTGCCGCTGCCGAACGTGGAGCGGAACAACAACCCGAACATCTGA